From a region of the Pukyongiella litopenaei genome:
- a CDS encoding trimeric intracellular cation channel family protein produces MTLLTLLDFGAVLIFALTGALVASRAQLDLVGFAFVACLTAVGGGTVRDLLLNRDPVFWIGAPSYILLATAAAIVVFFTAHLVESRYRWLLWLDSFALSIAVAAGAGVAMQLDQPPVIVALMGVTTGCMGGLMRDVVVGEVPLVLKHGELYATAALAGALTAQVVATAGAGSYAALPAGAAVCWALRAGSLAFGWSLPAYKSRPPRH; encoded by the coding sequence ATGACCCTGCTGACGCTGCTCGATTTCGGCGCGGTCCTGATCTTTGCACTGACCGGCGCGCTGGTGGCCAGCCGGGCGCAGCTGGACCTGGTGGGATTTGCCTTTGTCGCCTGCCTGACCGCCGTGGGTGGCGGCACGGTGCGCGACCTGCTGCTGAACCGCGACCCGGTGTTCTGGATCGGCGCGCCTTCCTACATCCTGCTGGCCACGGCGGCAGCCATCGTCGTGTTCTTCACCGCGCACCTGGTCGAAAGCCGCTATCGCTGGCTGCTCTGGCTGGACAGTTTCGCGCTGTCGATCGCCGTGGCCGCCGGTGCGGGCGTGGCGATGCAGCTGGACCAGCCGCCGGTGATCGTCGCGCTGATGGGCGTGACCACCGGCTGCATGGGCGGCCTGATGCGCGACGTGGTGGTCGGCGAGGTGCCGCTGGTGCTGAAACATGGCGAGCTTTATGCCACGGCGGCGCTGGCCGGTGCGCTCACCGCGCAGGTGGTGGCAACCGCCGGCGCGGGCAGCTATGCGGCCCTGCCCGCGGGCGCGGCGGTCTGCTGGGCGCTGCGGGCGGGATCGCTGGCCTTTGGCTGGTCGCTGCCCGCCTACAAGAGCCGCCCGCCCCGGCACTGA